GCCGCCAGGTCGATCACGACCGAGCCGGGACTCATGCTCTTGACCATGTCTTCCGTCACCAGTACGGGCGCCGGTTTTCCGGGCACGGCGGCCGTCGTGATCACCACGTCGTTCTCGGATACGACGCGGGCCATCATCTCCCGCTGTTTCGCGTAGAACTGCTCGTCCATGGCCTGTGCGTAACCCCCCGATCCTTCGGACTCCGCGGTGTCGAGCTCCAGCTCCACGAATCGTGCCCCGACGCTCTGGACCTGCTCTTTGACGGCCGGCCGCACGTCGTAGGCCTGGATCACGGCGCCCAGCCGCTTGCAGGTCGCAATGGCCTGCAGACCCGCCACGCCGACACCCACTACGAAGACGTGGGCGGGCGTGATGGTCCCGGCTGCCGTCATCATCATGGGGAACAGTTTCGGGAGGAATTCGGCCGCCATCAGCGCGGCCTTGTACCCGCCGATATTGGCCTGGGAGGAAAGGGCGTCCATGCTCTGCGCCCGGGAGGTCCTCGGGATCAACTCCATGGCGCAGGCGGTTGCGCGACGGTCTGAAAGCGCCCGGATCTCGGCGGCGGCGGACAGCGGTTCCAGAAACCCGATCAGCACCTGTCCCTCGCGCAGCAGCTCGACGTCCGCCATACCCGAGTCGGGATTCGCTCCGCCCCCTCTTACCTGTACGATCACGTCCGCTTCGGTAAACACCGATCCTCGATCCGGCACGACCCTGGCACCGGCCGCTTCATAGTCTGCGTCCGAGATGCCCGCCTCAAGGCCCGCTCCCGCGGAGACCCGGATGGCGCAACCTGCCCGTACCAGGGCGCCAACTCCGGCCGGAACGATGGATACACGCCGTTCGCCCGGACAGGTTTCGTTAGGGACGCCGATGGTCATGTACTGCTCCGGCTGCGTTGACTGAATGGGATATTCCGGCTGTTTCGAATATGCTGGCTGATCCGACGATGTGGAAGATGCGGAGCCAATGCTGGCCCCGCGTCGCGGACCGAGTTCTACGCGGACCGAGTTCTATATATAAGGATTCCTGCCGGACGCGTCAACTACCAGATTGGCTTCTTCGGCGCCGCGGAAAAAAACCCGTGCGAGCCACGCGCATATTGTCAGGGTCCGGGCCGCGCGTTATTTTGTATGGTGAGGTCCTTGAGGATTGGATCGCGAGCGACGCAAGCCAGGCCGCGGTGAAACGGGTGGGTTATGTCCCAATCTGGGAACCCGGCAGTAAGGGAGACTTCATGAACGATACCGAACGCTATGAATTCGACCGGCAGGGCTACATCGTAATCGAGGACCTGCTGGATCCGGGGACCGTCTCTTCGCTGTCGAAGGCGGTGGACGAACTGGAAGCACACGCGCTGGCGAACCTGGAAAAGCCACCGCGCAAGGCCAGTCCGTGGGGGCCGGACTATCACCGGAACCCCGAACGGGGATACCATGTGGACGGATCGA
The sequence above is drawn from the Gemmatimonadota bacterium genome and encodes:
- a CDS encoding Re/Si-specific NAD(P)(+) transhydrogenase subunit alpha translates to MTIGVPNETCPGERRVSIVPAGVGALVRAGCAIRVSAGAGLEAGISDADYEAAGARVVPDRGSVFTEADVIVQVRGGGANPDSGMADVELLREGQVLIGFLEPLSAAAEIRALSDRRATACAMELIPRTSRAQSMDALSSQANIGGYKAALMAAEFLPKLFPMMMTAAGTITPAHVFVVGVGVAGLQAIATCKRLGAVIQAYDVRPAVKEQVQSVGARFVELELDTAESEGSGGYAQAMDEQFYAKQREMMARVVSENDVVITTAAVPGKPAPVLVTEDMVKSMSPGSVVIDLAAERGGNCEITEPGKTVVKHGVTLVGELNLPSTVPFHASQMYSNNIVNFLKLMINDGALDATVDDDIVQGATVTRDGEIVNELVRSVLDGTG